One part of the Sulfolobus tengchongensis genome encodes these proteins:
- a CDS encoding MFS transporter, whose amino-acid sequence MDRISIFSLIIARIFRSLSAGIIFVILPYLVLLELKYSSLILGFAYTVGTLSTAVLGLIVGYIADLYGRKYSLILASFLLPLSAMLIVLNHSLISLFIASALGGYSATGAVAGGGIGGIVAPIQNALLTELTDETNRTFYFSLFTFLSGIAASVGAYIAGFFKVDEGFMIAMLLAFISVIALIPVKSKNIRAHSASLKSKVVIGKFSITGVLNGFSVGLITPFLIPFFILVYHVPKSEMSIYTFYSSLIASVLILLAPYIDKKMGFLMSIAVTRGIAGVLSVIMPIIRIFSVSLGIYLILPAMRILSLPIQQRAMTQMVSEDEVGRAMGINQVTRLASSSASTSITGYLFSESEIDLPFFISGVVMFLNIYLYYRFFGGKNEINRPTRGSSVFKSTRN is encoded by the coding sequence ATGGATAGGATAAGCATTTTTTCCTTGATTATTGCAAGGATTTTTAGAAGCTTATCAGCTGGTATAATATTCGTAATTTTACCTTATCTAGTTCTCTTAGAGTTAAAGTATTCTTCCTTAATTTTAGGTTTCGCATACACTGTTGGCACCCTCTCAACCGCTGTACTAGGCTTAATAGTAGGATATATTGCAGATCTCTATGGTAGAAAGTACTCTCTAATTTTAGCATCATTCCTATTGCCACTTAGCGCAATGCTAATTGTTTTAAATCACTCTCTAATATCCTTATTTATAGCATCCGCTTTAGGTGGCTACTCAGCCACTGGAGCAGTAGCAGGAGGTGGTATTGGAGGTATTGTGGCTCCGATACAAAATGCGTTACTTACTGAATTAACAGATGAGACGAACAGGACATTTTACTTCTCTCTATTCACTTTCCTATCTGGGATCGCTGCTTCAGTTGGGGCTTATATTGCTGGATTCTTTAAGGTAGATGAAGGATTCATGATAGCCATGCTTTTAGCTTTCATCTCTGTTATAGCTTTAATTCCAGTTAAAAGTAAGAATATAAGGGCTCATTCTGCTTCCCTAAAGAGTAAAGTTGTCATTGGCAAGTTTTCAATCACTGGAGTGTTAAATGGCTTCTCTGTGGGTTTAATAACCCCATTCCTAATACCGTTTTTCATACTGGTCTATCATGTTCCTAAGTCTGAGATGTCCATCTATACTTTCTATAGTAGCTTAATAGCTTCCGTCTTAATTCTTTTAGCACCTTATATAGATAAGAAAATGGGTTTCCTAATGAGCATTGCTGTTACTAGAGGCATTGCCGGTGTACTATCCGTAATAATGCCTATCATAAGAATCTTTTCTGTTTCTCTAGGGATATATCTAATTCTCCCTGCAATGAGAATTTTATCTTTGCCAATACAACAAAGAGCTATGACGCAAATGGTAAGTGAAGACGAAGTAGGGAGAGCTATGGGAATTAATCAAGTTACTAGATTAGCTTCATCTTCTGCATCTACAAGCATTACTGGCTATCTCTTCTCAGAGTCAGAGATTGACTTACCGTTTTTCATTTCTGGTGTCGTTATGTTTTTAAATATTTATTTGTATTATAGATTCTTCGGAGGTAAAAATGAAATTAATAGACCTACACGAGGATCTAGCGTATTCAAATCAACAAGGAATTGA
- a CDS encoding KaiC domain-containing protein → MASRRIRTYIPGLDEILYGGIPDRHIVLVSGGPGTGKSILGKQFLYNGLTNGESGVFVALEEHPVSVLRSFEHFGWDVKKYEKEGKFAIIDAFTGGYGSTAQREKYVVKNVDDAKELSDILRSAIKDLNATRVVIDSVSTLYLTKPAMARSIVMMLKRVISGLGCTAIFVSQVSVGERGFGGPGVEHAVDGIIRLDLDEIEGIMYRSIIVWKMRDTKISMVRHPMDITDNGIIVQWDKYLKITNFKASVEPLPQKEIEEMKKAVEEAEKRVEVTIKEEEEEE, encoded by the coding sequence ATGGCTAGTAGAAGAATAAGAACCTATATCCCAGGATTGGATGAGATACTCTATGGAGGGATTCCGGATAGGCATATAGTTCTTGTATCTGGAGGACCAGGTACTGGAAAATCCATATTGGGAAAACAATTCCTCTATAATGGTCTGACTAATGGTGAGAGCGGAGTATTTGTAGCCTTAGAGGAACACCCAGTATCAGTATTAAGAAGTTTTGAACACTTCGGATGGGACGTTAAAAAATATGAAAAAGAAGGAAAGTTCGCTATAATCGACGCATTTACTGGAGGCTACGGAAGCACTGCGCAAAGAGAGAAGTACGTGGTTAAGAATGTTGATGACGCTAAGGAACTGTCGGATATTTTGAGAAGTGCTATAAAGGACCTAAATGCAACTAGGGTAGTTATAGACTCCGTAAGTACCTTATATTTAACTAAACCGGCGATGGCTAGAAGCATAGTAATGATGTTAAAGAGGGTTATATCCGGATTAGGCTGTACTGCAATTTTCGTAAGTCAAGTATCAGTCGGAGAAAGGGGATTTGGTGGGCCTGGTGTTGAGCATGCAGTTGATGGTATAATAAGGTTAGATCTAGATGAAATTGAGGGTATAATGTATAGGTCAATAATTGTATGGAAAATGAGAGATACTAAGATATCTATGGTTAGACACCCAATGGATATAACTGACAATGGCATTATAGTGCAATGGGATAAGTATTTAAAAATTACCAATTTTAAAGCGTCCGTGGAGCCATTGCCACAGAAAGAAATAGAGGAGATGAAGAAAGCAGTCGAAGAAGCTGAAAAGAGAGTTGAGGTCACTATTAAGGAGGAAGAAGAGGAAGAGTGA